From a single Chitinophaga sp. Cy-1792 genomic region:
- a CDS encoding esterase family protein, translating to MTRNVFIYAPQLRRDVIVDIYDYTGKPAVVLLMNDGQDLRDMDISSLLINMDVPVVVVGIHAGPQRLQEYGVAGIPNFQGEGAAAGNYTSFIMDDLLPALYEQQPEWKTLPLGFAGWSLGGLSALDIVWNHATEFSFAGVMSGSFWWRDKPLGEGYSDLSDRIMHRVIRNSEFKAGLHFFFECGTADELADRNNNGIIDSIDDTKDLITELLAKGYEMHTDISYLEIQGGRHHPVTWKLALEEMFSLPYFNPAPGDRR from the coding sequence ATGACCAGAAATGTTTTCATTTATGCTCCGCAACTCCGGCGGGATGTGATAGTGGATATTTACGATTATACAGGGAAACCGGCTGTTGTACTGCTAATGAACGACGGTCAGGACCTCCGTGATATGGACATTTCTTCATTATTAATTAACATGGACGTTCCGGTGGTGGTTGTCGGGATACACGCCGGCCCGCAACGGCTGCAGGAGTATGGCGTAGCAGGTATTCCTAACTTTCAGGGAGAGGGCGCCGCTGCCGGCAACTATACTTCCTTTATTATGGACGACCTGCTGCCGGCACTCTACGAGCAGCAGCCGGAATGGAAAACGCTGCCACTGGGCTTCGCCGGCTGGTCGCTGGGCGGACTCTCTGCCCTGGATATCGTTTGGAACCATGCCACTGAGTTTTCCTTTGCCGGCGTAATGTCTGGCTCCTTCTGGTGGCGCGACAAGCCACTGGGAGAAGGTTACAGTGATCTGTCCGACCGCATCATGCACCGCGTTATCCGCAACAGTGAGTTTAAAGCCGGCCTGCATTTCTTCTTTGAATGCGGTACCGCAGATGAACTGGCAGACCGTAACAACAACGGTATCATCGACAGTATTGATGATACCAAAGATCTGATCACAGAACTGCTGGCCAAAGGCTACGAGATGCATACCGATATCTCCTACCTCGAAATTCAGGGTGGCCGCCATCATCCCGTTACCTGGAAACTGGCCCTGGAGGAGATGTTCAGTCTTCCTTACTTTAATCCTGCTCCTGGGGATAGAAGATAA
- a CDS encoding OmpA family protein, with the protein MKTILTTFGLLLSTLLQAQNLIPNPGFDDVNICIEYTAKCAPQAWTPTAPFFSKIMYDGDNPVSNHKVTLPMEIYTDPNNRPYYKTQLLNPMRKGTRYKVEAYVLDNRYTSCFLDIRLDTAETFQDLPLRLPVPPTLSFNRDTGKYVAVSKTYIKFEQEIKAGDNYRYIVLGNFHEGNTVKGSNNIYTYIDSIAITPLDNQPYNAHTADSIKQLLYSDHWRHSYSRPAMPMQGGQLKAKIVLPTRVIQHSGRCDTVVLASEFFSGNRKDINSVYADQLGNTFLLKPENVKEKIIISGYSYLKPNPRYNEIIATDRANEVANYLVYKKGFSFDDFIIKGYSKPREGMDTVEMVEIISCQPAPEPPATPVTRTDTLLIPDVLFKFDSSTLNQRLYASLDSILMLIPDKPGIQLAITGHTDNKGTNIYNEELSLKRANAVAAYLRRKKPAVSILTINGMGETMPVADNSTPQGRQKNRRVEIIIFYPQEQD; encoded by the coding sequence ATGAAAACTATCCTGACGACTTTCGGATTACTGTTATCCACCCTATTGCAGGCACAGAACCTAATACCCAATCCTGGCTTTGACGACGTGAACATCTGCATTGAATATACGGCCAAATGTGCGCCCCAGGCCTGGACGCCCACAGCGCCCTTTTTCAGTAAAATAATGTACGATGGCGATAACCCTGTCAGCAACCATAAAGTGACGCTGCCAATGGAAATCTACACTGATCCCAATAACCGACCTTATTACAAAACGCAGCTGCTCAATCCCATGCGGAAAGGCACCCGCTATAAGGTAGAAGCCTATGTTTTGGATAACAGATATACTTCCTGCTTCCTGGATATCAGGCTGGATACAGCAGAAACCTTTCAGGACCTGCCACTGCGACTACCGGTACCCCCTACACTGAGTTTTAACAGGGATACCGGCAAATATGTGGCCGTCAGCAAGACCTACATTAAATTTGAACAGGAAATCAAAGCGGGAGATAATTACCGGTATATCGTGCTGGGGAATTTTCACGAAGGCAATACCGTAAAGGGCTCAAACAATATCTACACCTATATCGACAGCATTGCCATTACACCGCTGGATAACCAGCCGTATAATGCACATACCGCCGACAGCATTAAACAACTGCTGTATAGTGACCACTGGCGCCATTCATATAGCAGGCCGGCCATGCCCATGCAGGGTGGACAACTGAAAGCAAAAATAGTATTGCCAACAAGAGTAATACAGCACAGCGGCCGCTGTGATACAGTAGTGCTGGCATCAGAATTTTTCAGCGGTAACCGTAAAGATATCAACTCCGTATATGCGGACCAGTTAGGGAATACCTTTCTCCTTAAACCGGAAAATGTAAAAGAAAAGATCATCATCTCCGGTTATTCTTACCTAAAGCCCAATCCCCGCTATAATGAAATCATCGCCACAGACAGGGCCAATGAAGTAGCCAATTACCTGGTCTATAAAAAGGGTTTCAGCTTCGATGACTTCATCATCAAAGGTTATAGTAAGCCCAGGGAAGGGATGGATACCGTAGAAATGGTGGAAATTATCAGCTGCCAGCCGGCGCCGGAACCTCCGGCTACACCTGTCACCAGAACGGATACCTTACTGATACCGGATGTATTGTTTAAGTTCGATAGCAGCACACTCAATCAGCGGCTGTACGCCTCGCTGGATAGTATCCTGATGCTTATTCCTGATAAGCCAGGCATACAACTGGCCATCACAGGGCATACAGACAATAAAGGCACCAATATCTACAACGAGGAATTATCCTTAAAAAGAGCCAATGCTGTTGCAGCTTACCTGCGTAGGAAGAAACCTGCCGTGAGTATACTTACCATTAACGGAATGGGTGAAACCATGCCTGTTGCGGATAACAGTACGCCTCAGGGGCGGCAGAAAAACCGGCGGGTAGAAATTATTATCTTCTATCCCCAGGAGCAGGATTAA
- a CDS encoding sulfatase gives MKFLVPAFTLLLSSFVLSAQNSPASQRPNIILFLVDDMGWMDTSQPFGDSVMPLNRKYHTPNMERMAREGLLFHQAYANPVCTPTRTSLISGMSSASTHITNWTSITPNQATDYKDDQLEAPQWNVSGISNVRESNTYLCPKPLPQLLRDAGYFTIHVGKAHWGSLGTQGSDPMNLGFVVNIAGSSLGHPQSYYGEQNFGNMPGKTTFNAVPDLQAFYGKDTFLTQALTQKAIAAMQYPISHQQPFFLYLGHYAVHLPIQPDKRFLDKYLAAGLDSTEASYATLIEGMDESLGNILDFLKAKGIEKNTVVIFMSDNGGLANSGRGGIRNTQNAPLRAGKGSPYEGGIRVPLMVKWPGVVKPGTKTNNYVGAEDFFPTVLDIAGIKPITAIDGISYLGILKNPGIKINDRPLLWHYPNRWTVNEDEGYAWSSGMRYGKWKIIYLMKQQKLELYDLEQDLSEQHDLSASNPQKLAELAKRWTLVLKQRGAELPVWKNTGKTVAWPDELINK, from the coding sequence ATGAAATTTCTGGTACCCGCATTTACCTTGTTGTTGTCATCTTTTGTACTGTCTGCACAAAATTCCCCAGCCAGCCAGCGTCCCAATATTATCTTGTTCCTGGTAGATGATATGGGCTGGATGGATACCTCACAGCCATTCGGCGACTCCGTGATGCCCCTTAACAGGAAATACCATACGCCCAATATGGAGCGGATGGCCAGAGAAGGCCTGTTGTTTCATCAGGCATATGCCAATCCCGTTTGCACACCTACACGTACTTCCCTCATCAGCGGCATGAGCTCCGCCAGCACACATATCACCAACTGGACATCTATCACTCCCAATCAGGCTACTGATTATAAAGATGATCAGCTGGAGGCACCACAGTGGAATGTCAGTGGCATCAGCAATGTCAGGGAATCGAATACCTACCTTTGCCCCAAGCCGCTGCCACAGCTGCTCCGCGATGCAGGGTACTTTACCATCCATGTAGGCAAAGCACATTGGGGTAGTCTGGGGACACAAGGCTCCGACCCGATGAATCTGGGCTTTGTTGTGAATATCGCCGGCTCTTCATTAGGCCATCCGCAAAGCTATTATGGTGAACAGAATTTCGGGAATATGCCCGGCAAAACCACGTTCAATGCGGTTCCCGACCTACAGGCTTTCTATGGTAAAGACACCTTCCTGACCCAGGCGCTGACCCAAAAGGCAATAGCAGCCATGCAATACCCTATCAGCCATCAGCAGCCCTTCTTCCTTTACCTGGGACATTATGCTGTTCATCTGCCTATACAACCAGATAAAAGATTCCTGGACAAATACCTGGCCGCAGGCCTCGACTCTACCGAAGCCAGCTATGCCACGCTGATAGAAGGCATGGACGAAAGTCTCGGGAATATCCTGGATTTCCTGAAGGCAAAAGGTATAGAGAAAAATACAGTGGTGATTTTTATGTCAGACAATGGAGGACTTGCCAACAGCGGCAGAGGAGGAATACGTAACACACAGAATGCGCCACTCCGCGCCGGCAAAGGGTCTCCCTATGAAGGCGGCATCAGGGTACCGTTGATGGTGAAATGGCCAGGGGTCGTGAAACCCGGTACCAAAACCAATAATTATGTGGGCGCAGAAGACTTCTTCCCTACCGTGCTGGATATCGCCGGCATAAAACCAATCACCGCTATAGATGGCATCAGCTATCTGGGCATCCTGAAAAATCCTGGTATTAAAATAAATGACCGTCCACTATTATGGCATTACCCTAACCGATGGACAGTAAACGAAGATGAAGGATACGCCTGGTCAAGCGGTATGCGCTATGGCAAATGGAAAATCATCTACCTCATGAAACAACAAAAACTGGAATTATACGACCTGGAGCAAGACCTCAGTGAACAACATGATCTGTCGGCATCCAATCCCCAAAAGCTCGCAGAACTGGCCAAACGCTGGACCCTTGTCCTAAAACAGCGGGGGGCAGAACTGCCTGTCTGGAAAAATACTGGGAAAACCGTAGCATGGCCGGATGAACTGATCAATAAGTAA
- a CDS encoding M12 family metallopeptidase encodes MFVKLKSFLVLLLLFISVSCKKEVAHDVSEANKPSAEVINYEGYPVATGEHINITDKVGIPVMSFLKSGGNYIFGGDVVYTEDAFQSLKNSYAQVAIGDAAKVSRLHHVESPGAMLVKNKLPLPRMLSGETNRTGNPLPQSLWPNRTVYYTIDNNFADVSRANNAIAHWMNVTNIQFVPRTNQSDYVYFKSNEPGAFTNSIGKANGLTIVNLGPGATTGNAIHEIGHALGLYHEQCRDDRDNYITVYPNNIDPEKLPQFDKVINTTIYGLALGTLDFNSVMLYPSSAFLKPGAPYSMTRKDGTTFSAQRDGLSQGDVDIYNMLYNTTPVYARIELENYGDYFIDWDRYWTQADLYIRFYKDQACTIPTTAPAGAGYTYRQTTNGEVMAWNYRLNPNSTNYYWGKIYLQDYSNGNMAGESINLIDWVGCILLPTYTKS; translated from the coding sequence ATGTTTGTTAAATTGAAGTCCTTTCTGGTACTGCTGTTACTTTTTATTTCTGTATCCTGTAAAAAAGAAGTAGCTCACGATGTTTCCGAAGCAAATAAACCATCTGCTGAAGTAATTAATTATGAGGGGTATCCAGTTGCAACTGGTGAGCATATAAATATTACGGATAAAGTTGGAATACCCGTAATGAGTTTTCTGAAGTCCGGAGGCAATTACATTTTCGGTGGAGATGTCGTATATACTGAAGATGCCTTCCAGTCATTAAAAAACAGTTATGCTCAGGTTGCTATTGGCGATGCTGCAAAAGTTTCAAGATTACATCATGTAGAATCGCCGGGGGCAATGCTAGTGAAAAACAAGTTGCCGTTACCGAGGATGCTTTCGGGTGAAACTAACCGAACTGGCAATCCATTGCCGCAATCATTGTGGCCTAATAGGACGGTGTATTATACCATCGACAATAATTTTGCGGACGTATCCAGAGCTAATAATGCTATCGCGCATTGGATGAATGTTACTAACATCCAGTTTGTTCCACGTACTAACCAGAGCGATTATGTGTATTTCAAATCTAACGAGCCAGGGGCCTTTACTAACTCAATAGGCAAAGCAAATGGTCTGACAATAGTTAATTTAGGACCAGGAGCCACAACAGGTAATGCAATTCATGAAATTGGTCATGCACTTGGGTTGTACCATGAGCAGTGTCGTGATGACCGGGATAATTATATTACAGTTTATCCGAACAACATTGACCCGGAAAAGCTGCCGCAATTTGATAAGGTAATAAATACAACCATTTATGGTTTAGCTCTTGGTACGCTTGATTTTAACTCAGTAATGTTGTACCCTTCATCGGCCTTTCTAAAACCTGGAGCTCCTTATTCTATGACCAGAAAAGATGGTACCACTTTTTCTGCTCAACGTGATGGCCTTTCACAAGGGGACGTTGATATCTATAATATGCTATATAACACTACTCCTGTATATGCACGAATAGAGTTGGAGAATTATGGAGATTACTTTATTGACTGGGATAGATATTGGACCCAAGCAGATTTGTACATCCGGTTCTACAAGGATCAGGCATGCACTATTCCAACAACAGCTCCAGCCGGTGCTGGTTATACATACCGTCAGACAACAAATGGAGAAGTGATGGCCTGGAATTATCGCCTTAATCCAAATTCAACCAATTATTACTGGGGGAAAATCTATCTGCAGGATTATTCCAATGGGAATATGGCTGGGGAATCTATTAATTTGATCGATTGGGTAGGGTGCATTTTATTACCTACTTACACCAAATCATAA
- a CDS encoding prolipoprotein diacylglyceryl transferase yields the protein MVFPVTITLGGLQLPLHTLTETLGMFLGFRYFLFLRRRQGDQVHDSNRIWAIIGAMFGALLGSRLLGALEYPPGFSSAGNLLVYIYKSKTIVGGLLGGLIGVEGIKKIVGERSSTGDLFVYPLMLAIIIGRIGCFTMGVYEETYGLPTALPWGMDLGDHILRHPVSLYEIVFLIILWITLHLISKRFVLESGALFKLFMIAYLLFRFLLDFIKPGYRFPGGLGSIQIACLLGLVYYARVIIFPSRLLKKEQYA from the coding sequence TTGGTATTTCCTGTCACGATAACCCTTGGTGGGTTGCAACTCCCGTTGCATACTCTCACTGAAACGCTGGGCATGTTCCTTGGGTTTCGCTATTTCCTTTTCTTGCGTCGGCGCCAGGGCGATCAGGTGCATGATTCCAACCGTATCTGGGCGATTATAGGGGCCATGTTCGGGGCTTTGCTGGGCAGCCGCCTGCTCGGGGCACTTGAGTATCCGCCGGGATTTTCATCTGCCGGTAATCTCCTGGTATACATCTACAAAAGCAAAACAATAGTGGGCGGGCTTCTCGGTGGACTAATAGGAGTAGAAGGTATTAAGAAGATAGTAGGAGAGCGGAGTTCCACCGGTGATCTTTTCGTATATCCTTTGATGTTGGCTATTATAATAGGAAGAATCGGATGTTTTACCATGGGTGTTTATGAAGAGACCTATGGCCTGCCAACAGCGCTGCCATGGGGCATGGACCTGGGCGATCACATCCTGCGTCATCCTGTTTCACTTTATGAAATTGTGTTCCTGATAATTTTATGGATAACGCTGCACTTGATAAGTAAACGATTTGTACTGGAGTCGGGTGCATTGTTTAAACTATTTATGATCGCCTATTTGCTGTTTCGCTTTTTACTGGACTTTATCAAGCCGGGATACCGGTTTCCGGGAGGTTTAGGTTCTATACAGATAGCCTGTTTGCTGGGATTGGTTTATTATGCGAGGGTGATCATTTTTCCATCACGATTATTAAAAAAAGAGCAATATGCCTGA
- a CDS encoding radical SAM protein gives MPEKNYTYYDFTVSICSTCLRRVDAKVIFEDNKVFMVKHCPEHGREKVLIATDIDYYKNTRNYNKPSEAPCKTNTETHYGCPYDCGLCQDHEQHSCLSVIELTDRCNLTCPTCYAMSSPHYGRHRTLEEIEQMLDIIVANEGQPDVVQLSGGEPTLHPQFFEILDIAKTKPIRHLMINTNGIRIAKDKEFTKKLATYLPDFEVYLQFDSFKPEVLERMRGKDLTDIRRQALENLNEVNLSTTLVVTLQKGQNDDEMGAIIDFALKQRCVRGVTFQPVQVAGRTDDFDPATDRITLTEVRQRILEQSPIWQGNDIIPVPCNPDALAMAYALKIDGQVFPLTRYVDPAVLLNNSKNTIVYEQDERLHQHVLKIFSTGISTDAAVNDMQSLLCCLPQVQAPGLDYTNLFRIVIMRFLDAYDFDVRAIKKSCVHILHKDGRIIPFETMNLFYRDDKEEYLKQLQAERQAVLTPTNKIISDPIK, from the coding sequence ATGCCTGAAAAGAATTACACCTATTACGATTTCACGGTAAGTATTTGTAGTACTTGTTTACGCAGAGTAGATGCAAAGGTGATTTTTGAAGATAATAAGGTGTTTATGGTAAAACACTGTCCGGAGCATGGCCGCGAAAAAGTTCTGATAGCTACTGATATTGACTATTACAAAAATACCCGCAACTATAATAAGCCATCGGAGGCGCCCTGCAAAACGAATACGGAAACCCATTATGGTTGTCCGTATGATTGTGGTTTATGCCAGGACCATGAGCAGCACAGCTGTCTGAGTGTGATTGAGCTGACAGACCGCTGTAACCTTACCTGTCCTACCTGCTATGCTATGTCATCCCCGCATTATGGCCGTCACCGGACATTGGAGGAGATAGAGCAGATGCTGGATATCATTGTGGCCAATGAAGGGCAGCCTGATGTGGTGCAGCTGAGCGGTGGAGAGCCTACCCTGCACCCGCAGTTCTTCGAAATTCTGGATATTGCCAAAACCAAGCCCATCAGGCATCTGATGATAAATACCAATGGTATCCGTATTGCAAAAGACAAGGAGTTTACGAAGAAACTGGCTACGTACCTGCCGGATTTTGAAGTCTACCTGCAATTTGATTCCTTTAAGCCGGAAGTGCTGGAACGCATGCGTGGCAAGGATTTAACGGATATACGACGTCAGGCGCTGGAAAACCTGAATGAAGTGAATCTCAGTACTACGCTGGTGGTGACGTTACAAAAGGGCCAGAATGATGATGAGATGGGCGCCATTATTGATTTTGCACTGAAGCAGCGCTGCGTGCGTGGTGTTACGTTCCAGCCGGTGCAGGTGGCGGGTCGTACAGACGATTTTGACCCTGCAACAGACCGTATAACGTTGACGGAAGTACGCCAGCGGATATTGGAGCAGTCGCCGATATGGCAGGGCAATGATATTATTCCAGTGCCTTGTAATCCGGACGCTTTGGCAATGGCCTATGCATTGAAAATTGATGGCCAGGTATTTCCGCTGACACGCTACGTAGATCCGGCCGTATTGCTGAACAACAGCAAAAATACCATTGTCTATGAGCAGGACGAGCGCCTGCATCAGCATGTGCTGAAGATATTCAGTACAGGGATTTCTACCGATGCTGCCGTGAACGATATGCAGTCATTGTTGTGCTGCCTGCCACAGGTACAGGCGCCCGGACTGGATTATACCAATCTGTTCAGGATTGTGATCATGCGTTTCCTGGATGCCTATGATTTTGATGTAAGGGCCATTAAGAAATCCTGCGTACATATTCTACATAAAGACGGCCGTATTATTCCGTTTGAAACCATGAATTTATTTTACAGAGATGATAAGGAAGAGTATCTGAAACAGTTACAGGCAGAGCGTCAGGCGGTACTCACTCCAACGAATAAGATTATATCTGACCCGATAAAATAA
- a CDS encoding AraC family transcriptional regulator, protein MKMSPAGKFYGSTNEAIHLPGFTLTDTVYTQPRVPWHYHENRYFTFLLAGGMTEANKKKSYECVSGDLLFHNWDDAHYNIASDKYTRGIHIEVHESWFAAAGINSNVSAGSSRINDPVVKQWIYEIFREMKLSGIQSQLAIDVLLVQIFGRIGEIKTIAEKQKPQWLKNMEELLSAGSVELSLTVLAGIANVHPVHLSREFSRFYGVSLGEFVRAVRMQKAMKLLSASDVSLTDVAYDCGFSDQSHFIRSFKVFHQITPLQFRKLLHPTR, encoded by the coding sequence ATGAAAATGTCGCCTGCAGGAAAGTTCTATGGTTCGACAAATGAAGCTATTCATTTGCCTGGCTTTACACTGACAGATACAGTGTATACGCAGCCGAGGGTGCCCTGGCATTATCATGAAAACCGCTACTTTACTTTCCTGCTGGCAGGCGGCATGACAGAAGCCAACAAGAAAAAATCCTATGAGTGCGTCTCGGGCGACCTGCTTTTTCACAACTGGGATGATGCCCATTATAACATCGCATCAGATAAATATACCCGAGGTATTCATATAGAAGTCCATGAATCGTGGTTTGCCGCTGCTGGTATCAACAGCAATGTCAGCGCAGGAAGCAGCCGGATAAATGATCCTGTGGTAAAGCAATGGATATATGAGATTTTCAGGGAGATGAAATTATCTGGTATCCAATCACAGCTGGCAATAGATGTGTTGCTGGTGCAGATATTTGGCAGGATAGGGGAGATAAAGACCATTGCTGAAAAGCAAAAACCGCAATGGTTGAAAAATATGGAGGAATTGTTATCTGCCGGATCAGTGGAACTCAGTCTGACAGTATTGGCGGGCATTGCAAACGTGCACCCCGTGCACCTTTCCCGTGAATTTTCCAGATTTTATGGTGTTTCTCTGGGAGAATTTGTCCGGGCCGTACGGATGCAAAAAGCGATGAAGTTATTGTCAGCCAGCGATGTATCACTTACCGACGTAGCATATGACTGTGGATTCTCGGACCAGAGCCATTTTATACGCAGTTTTAAAGTTTTTCATCAGATAACCCCGTTGCAGTTCCGGAAATTATTGCACCCGACACGCTAA